From the genome of Triticum aestivum cultivar Chinese Spring chromosome 3B, IWGSC CS RefSeq v2.1, whole genome shotgun sequence, one region includes:
- the LOC123071963 gene encoding uncharacterized protein: MPASMPKLLFLLLLLLAAAAHSSPEVPDAAGAGSEQAAVRMVPMAPAGGSGFSGVVLNETRRRLGSFQLCAPCTCCGGPRGVCVLSPCCYAINCNIPNRPFGFCSFTPRSCDCLHCNV; this comes from the exons ATGCCCGCCTCCATGCCCAagctgctcttcctcctcctcctcctcctcgccgcggcCGCCCACTCTTCACCG GAGGTGCCGGATGCGGCGGGAGCGGGGTCCGAGCAGGCGGCGGTGCGCATGGTGCCGATGGCCCCGGCTGGGGGGTCGGGGTTCAGCGGGGTGGTGCTGAACGAGACGCGGCGGCGGCTGGGGAGCTTCCAGCTCTGCGCGCCCTGCACCTGCTGCGGCGGGCCCAGGGGCGTCTGCGTCCTCTCCCCGTGCTGCTACGCCATCAACTGCAACATCCCCAACCGCCCCTTCGGATTCTGCTCCTTCACGCCCAGGTCATGCGACTGCCTCCACTGCAACGTCTGA